CTGCGGcaaccagacacacacacacatgcaagacGGTTTGTGGAACCCTGAAATGGGAGGAAAGGAGGCCACAGTCACTGCTTAGAGcccctgcaacacacacacacacacacacacacacacacacacacacacacacacaccacagttgCATCCAGGGATCCTGCCCCACTGAGGCAGAGATGAGAAACAGCCCCTGGAAGTTTTAGGATCCCAGAATGATTTCCATAATGTGATCAAGTTCATTACACTCCCAGGACCCTGGGGCACAGAAGAGGTTGTGAGGAGGCTCCGGTGGGGCCAGTGCAGGCTCCTTCTCCACTGCAGATGTGTCAATGTCCAGAAAGAAGTCATCCAGACCAGAGTCCCCCAGATACCGGGAGCTCAGAGCTTCCAAGAAGACTGGATCGGGCTGGGGCAGCACTTCGTTCTGGGGGCCCCGGGGGAGCTACCGGATTCTGAGGGGACTCCGTGTCGTCCATGGAGGTCTCCAGTTCCCTGAGAATAGAGCCGATGGTGGCGGACAGGGAGAAGTCCTCCTCGCCCGGGAAGAGGGGCTCAGGGGGTAGGGCAGGTGCTGGAGCCAGGCAAAGGGCGGCCTGGAGCTGCTGGAGGGTATTGTGGATGAGGACATGCCTGCGTAGGCTGGGTGCTCGGGGGCCCAGACTCCGCTGGACTTTGTCTAAGGAGATTTGAAGCAGGGCTTGCTGGTAGCTCCGCAGGCCTGCTGGACCCCAGTCCCACTtctcatcctcctcttcctcctccaaatCTGAGTGTTTTCTCTTCAAGCCTCCTACCATGATGCCCTGTAGAGAGAAGAGGGGCAAGTCAGACACCGCAGGGATAATTCAGATCCCGAATTTCCTGTatggttgtttggtttttaagtaggctccatgcccagtgtggagcccaatgcgggacttgaactcaggaccctgagatcaagacctgagtggagatctagaatcagacacttaaccgactgagccatccaggcgcctcccGGTTGTTGGTCATTTTTATGATctaaacctgtttcctcatctataaaatggacatgATATGAATTCCACAGGGCTGAGGAGGAGACTAAATGTAAATGACTAAGAAAATAAGATCTGGATTGAAACATAGGTGGGTTTGCATCCCCCCTACTTGCCTGTGTGGCCTTGAATGGTGAATTTGCCTCCTTGAGACTCAGTTACCTCAGCTGTAAGATGAGGATCAAGTTCCTGAGTCTTAACACTGTTCTTTCTACAATACTCGTTTCTTCAACAGTGTCACGTATGACAGCTGTGGAGTACGGAGACCTGGACTGGAGGCAGGGaaacctggatttgaattctgcCTTTGACACTGCTCAGCTGTTTGATCTTTGTAAGTTATGTGACATTACCTCTCTGgatctgtttccccatctgtaaaaagagGAATGTAAAAATTCTCACCGTATTCTCAAGGAGATCCGATGTGTAATATACACGGTACCCATCTACAGTTAACGCTTAACGAAGAAGAATTTAAttgccatttattcattcaatatttatctATTGTTGCCTGTTTTATTAGAGCCACCGAAGCCCTGTTAGGACACCTATTTGTCGAAACTCTTCTTTTACAGGGAGTATATTTCTGACCATGCCCTCTTCCTAACCGACTGGGAGCTCTCccaagagcagggaaggagcctCCCTCATTCTCTTAGCCCGCGCCTTCGACTTCCCCCAAAGCGCGCCCCACAAGAAACTTGCTAAAACTTGACTCAACGCCCGACTCCGCCTCCTCCCTGGATCTCTATTCAACGTCCAGGCAGGCAACAATTTGGcccaggggcttctgggaaatGTGGGCCAATAGCCGCCTGGCACGTGCGGTAACGTTGAGCTTGCACTACAATACCCAGAGGGTGCCGCACGCCTTTGGGACGAACCTCCCCCGCCCTCCCTTAAGGCATGCGCACAAGTGCCCGGGGCCGGTGGGGGAAGGGAACCCGGACGTCCAGCTGCCCGGCGCCTGCCGAGCCCCGCCCTCTGCTGCCTCTAGGGCTGCGGGTCTGAGCTCCAAGCCCGGaacgcccctcccccaccccagactccGGCCCTAAAACTGCTTTCTCTCGGGTTTCGCACCCCAAGGAGGTCCTAGATTCTTTCCCCAAACTGCTCTCGGGTCCAGAAACCCAGGCTCCAACACATCGCTCAAAAACTACAAATGCTCTCTGATTTATTCCGTTTGGGAGACTAATTCTGATACCTTCACCCGTCaactttccccttttctcccGTCTTTCAAACGCCTTTCGACTTCACCTCCAGACTCTCCCTGTGACTCCAAGACCTGAATATGGGACTCTCACCAGCACCTCCTCACCGCCACTGCGTCTCCCTTACCAAGATCCTTGCCAGTAGTTATCTCCGTTTTTCCAAATGCTCAGGATCCCAGCTCCAACCCCTCACCCCTTTTCCAGAACACTAGAGCCCCGAATTCAACCCGTCCGGGAGACTCGAATTGTCCCAATCTCCAGATTTCCTGCCCCAAAAGTTCCTTCCTCGGTTCTCTCGCTTCTCCAAACACCCCATGTCCCAGCTTCAAACTCCCTCCACTTGAAGATCTTGCCCCAACAACTTCGCCTTCAGTCCGGGATCTCGATTTCAGTCTCGAAGCCCCACCAACCCTATCAGTCACCCTTATCTGCGCCCCCGACTCACGCCCAGACCCCGCCTCCACGACTCTCGGGGGGCGCGCCTCCACCTTCCCTAAACTAAGGCAAATCTCAAGCCAGGTGGACTCTCTCACCTCAGCTGCCAGGTTCGCAATGACCAAGTCGTGGAACGTCCGTAGCTTTTACAAACCCAACAGTGCTGGGTACGAGCCTCGCTCACCTCCCCAGGGCCTCTTGGTTTGGCCTCCGGCCCACCCCGCTCCGCCCAGGAGCCGAACCGCGAGCCGCGATTGGCTGGAGCCCTGCCCGTTGCGGGGCGCGGATTGGCCGGGTGGAGCCACCGGTCCGTCGCAGGAGACACCCGGCCGGCCCTCCCTTTCCTTACACCCCGGACCTTTTAAGGATTCCGACTCGCCGGGGGAGGGGCCACCGTCTCTAGGGTGGAGGGTGGCGGGGACGTCAGAACTGTTTCCTTCAATTCAGCCACTGTCCTCGCTCCAAAGTCGTCAACATTGATCTCTGCGATGCCTTTATACCAGGTGAGGACCCTGTCCGGGAGCGAGGCTGGTCGGcacgcccctccccaccctgtttTCCAGGCGGGCGGGGCTGAGCCACGCGCGGAGGCCGCGCCCCCGGGGTTCCGAGGGCGGACGCTGCGGGGCGGAGGATGACGTAGCTGAAGACCAGCCAATAGTTTGGCGCGGCCTACGTTGCCTGGGCGATCGCAGCCCAGTTCCTGTGCTCCCGCCCCCCAGTACTTTACCCGAGGCCCCTTTCTTAATCTTCAGGACTTCTCAGCACGTCCTGTGCTGGTTCCTCCTGCAACCCCCGACGCCCCATCCTTCCCCTCTCAGGATGGCACTGCTGGGAACTCGTTACTTACTCGCTACTCCCCTGGGgacaaaatccaaactcctcCCTTTTGCCACAAAGCCCTTCACGGTCTGGTCCCTGAAACACACTCCTTGCTCCCTGTGATCCGACCACAGATTGACTCTCAGTTTTTCTAAAATGACTTCGAGTGCCCGCCACCACCATAAACACagattttgtctgtttcttcctcctgCCTTAACCCCAATGCTTTAGGTACATAGCAAATACtcaaaaatgacaataaaggGCCTCTGGATCTTTAAACTTGTTTCCCCATCCTGAAAGTACACCTTCCGTTCCCAGACTGTTTCTCACCAGGTCTCATCTCAAAGATTTCCTTCTCTCAGAAGCCCTCCCTTGATGCTTGAGTGGGTTAGGACCCATTCTGGGCTCCTATGGTGTCCTGGGCTTGCCCCCATCCTGACCCTGACCCCTCTGCCCATGTctcccattc
The Lynx canadensis isolate LIC74 chromosome E2, mLynCan4.pri.v2, whole genome shotgun sequence genome window above contains:
- the SERTAD3 gene encoding LOW QUALITY PROTEIN: SERTA domain-containing protein 3 (The sequence of the model RefSeq protein was modified relative to this genomic sequence to represent the inferred CDS: deleted 1 base in 1 codon); this translates as MVGGLKRKHSDLEEEEEDEKWDWGPAGLRSYQQALLQISLDKVQRSLGPRAPSLRRHVLIHNTLQQLQAALCLAPAPALPPEPLFPGEEDFSLSATIGSILRELETSMDDTESPQNPVAPRGPQNEVLPQPDPVFLEALSSRYLGDSGLDDFFLDIDTSAVEKEPALAPPEPPHNLFCAPGSWECNELDHIMEIILGS